The nucleotide window ATAAATATTGATACATAAAAACTTTTTACTGAATAGCCCGATAAATGTATATAAACAAATGTTAAAAATAAAACTATTAAAATAACTGTATTTCTTAATGTGAAAAAATTACTTTTTTTGCCACCTCTTGTTTCTAATTGCCTTTTTTCATAAATTTTTATTCCCTTATCAACAGATAAACTATTTTTTTCTTTTGAATCAGAATTTGCCAGTGAACCTGCAGAACGTCTTAAACTTTCAACTCGATAAAGACTTCCCCGTCCAACTGGCTGCCTAAATATTCCTCTTATTCTATTAACTGCACTTCTCAATCTCCACATCATTTATAAAATCCTCTTTCTTTTTTATTTCTTTTTTTTAGGATTAAAAAAGTTTTCAAAACTATTTTGCATATTAACTTTATGCTCCCTTGCCTTATCTTTATTATTTTTTCCTAAATTATCAGTACTAAACATATTTTCAAACATATTTTTAATATCATTCGGATTAAAAGAAAAACTTGAGGAAGCAGATGAATGATTGTATTCATTTTTTCTTACATTTTCTTTATCTTTTGTATATTTTGTATTATTATTTATTTTTTCATCATATTTTTTTCTTTTTTCCTTATCTCCTAATATTTCGTATGCTTCAGAAATTTTTTTAAACATTTCTTCCGCTTTCTTGTTATCAGGATTTCTATCTGGATGGTATTTTAAAGCCAACTTTCTATATTTTGCCTTAATTTCTTCATAAGTTGCTACTCTTGAAACATCTAAAATTTCATAATAGTTCATAATAAACCAAATCTCCTGTATATATTTATTCAATTGTTATTTTTTGTGGAATAATTCTTTTCTTTTCTATTATTCTACGTTCTCTACCTAGTATTTGTAATATCCTTAAAAGATTTTCGTATAATTCTTCATTTGTGTAGTCTATATTACTTAAATCCAATTTTCTATTTATATAAGCAATTATTACTTCTCTTTCAACATCTCCTTGCAAGCAGTTCACATAAAAATTAACATCATAAATGTCCAGTTCTTCTTTTTTTGCAGCTTCCATTCCCCATAATTTTAATATTGTTGGATGCAATGTACCATTTATATGATTTGATGAATATTTAGTATTTATTATTTCTAGCAAGTTAAAATCTCTTCGCAAATCTGTAAAATTATTGTAATCATTTCTCAATTCCGCACCAACTCTTGTTATAAATCTAGTTATTTCTATTTCGTCGTCAGAAACATTATCATAACCTTTTTCCAAAATAAATTCGCCTTCTCTAACAAAATATTTTTCTTGTTTTATATTAGAATTCAATTTTAATTTTAAAGTGTATCTATCTTCTTCCATTGGCATATCAAATTTATAATCTTCAGCCATCCAATATATTTCGCCATTACATTTTATAATACCTTTATTTACAATTACAATTTTCTCTTCAATATTTGTAGTCAATTCAAATCCTGAAATAATCCCATCTTGATATTTTGAATAAGTTAAACTCAATATCTCAAGAGGGTTATCTCTTAATATTTCAAATACTTCTTTATCTACATTATGTCCTTTTTTAAATATTGGATATTTATTTAAAAACATATTCTTTTCCTCACTTTTCTTTATTCTATATATTTTTATTACTCTAATTTTTATCATACTTCAAGCCTTAGCTTTTTAAATAAAACTTTGAAGGAATCATTAATTATACTCTAACTTTTTTAACATCAAACTATTAAAATTAAATATTTTTGCAATTTGAGTAAAATAATCATAATTTTTAAGTTCAATTTTAAAGTAATTTTATACAACACAAAATTTATTTTTTATATAAATAATAAAAGGATAGAACTTAAAAGTTCTACCCCCAATTCCCAATTAAACCTCTTCTGTTGCTTGGTATCCGCCTTCAATAGCAACTTCTTTTACTTTTTCTTTTTTCTGTTTAATTTTCAATGAAAATGTCCCAGTTCCAGCTTGATTTCCATATTCTTCAATATAATCTACGACAAAAACATTTGTCATATCAATTTTTCTCACCATTTGTCCTGCTGAAATAATTTCAAGACTTGCTTGTCTATAAGCATCTGCTGCTTCCGCTGGAACTAATGACCATTGAGCGACTTTTCTAGTATCGTCTTCTGCATCTCCAGTTGAAGCGGCTAATATTTTTCCACGAATTTCTAAAATAACTCCCAAGTCTGTTGCTCTCGCATTCGAGTCATCTGGTGTTTCAGAAATGTATTTCACATCCAAAATACTTTCTTTGTTCAACAAAATCTCATCATTTTGCCCTTTTACGATTAGTCTAAATCCCATAAAATTCCTCCTAATTTTTATTTTTTAACTATCCTAAAAATTTAAAATTCAATAAATCCAATTTCATTATTATTAACATATAAATTATTTAAAATTGAACAAAGAGTAATTCAATATCCATCATAAAATTACAATAATTGAATTTATATTTATAAAAATAGTTATTTTATATATAAATTATTTATATATCATTGTTGTTAATTTTGCTTATTAATTTCAACTTGCAAATTCTTGACATTACCTGCAAATGTAATATTTAATTGACAAATTCCATTTTCTTCATCGATAATATGAGTGATGTCGTCTCCTTTTTGCATAATTCCATTTACAAATTTTTGATCTTTTACCCATATTGATTTTTGACTTTCTGGATTTGTACTAAAGAACATATTTATCTTATCTTCTTTAAAATCTGTAGTAACAAATCGCAAAGTTCTTTCTATGAAAGTTGTTGTTAAAGTTTTATATAAAGGTTCGTATCCACCTTCAGAATTTCTTAATAATGTTCTTGCCTTATAAACTACAATATTTCTAATTTTTTCTTTTTGCAAATGAGCATTGTCAGATGAAAAAATAAATCCATAATTAAATTGATTAATTCTATCTTTTATTGAATTTGTAAATCCTGAAATTTCTTTAGACATAGTAGTTCGCACTTTATAAGAATTATCTTCAGCTTCAATATCAAACCTAACTCCTGGATATACTGGAGAAACTTGATTAAATCTATCTCTCAAAAAATTAGGACATTGAGAAGCTGCTATAATCCCAGCAGCAACATACGAACCATCAACATATACTCCCTCTATCCAAAATTTTAATAAGTCTTCTTGTTCTTTTGAAAGTGAAACTCCATTTTCATTCTCAAATTTCATTTTATAATCTAAAATCACTCCTGATTTATCTTTTGGAATTATTGTAAAATTTGGAATTACTGGAATTAAATACTCAGA belongs to Leptotrichia trevisanii DSM 22070 and includes:
- a CDS encoding DnaJ domain-containing protein, giving the protein MNYYEILDVSRVATYEEIKAKYRKLALKYHPDRNPDNKKAEEMFKKISEAYEILGDKEKRKKYDEKINNNTKYTKDKENVRKNEYNHSSASSSFSFNPNDIKNMFENMFSTDNLGKNNKDKAREHKVNMQNSFENFFNPKKKK